The genome window GATTCTCAGGAAATCAATACTAAATTAAAACAGATACACATGGGCGGATTTTCTTACTCTCAGAGCATCAAGAATCATGAAGAATCAATCGGTACGACCTCGTCGGATCTTCAATACTCTCTAAAATCTGCTGGGTTAAACTACGGCAGCTTCAGGGGTGATCGATTGGGTTTCATCTCCGATATCAATGTAATATTCCCCTTCAGCTCTGCATACAACTCCCAGGAATCTGATAAGAATACTGGACTCATTCTGGATTACATGGGGGGTGTCGGTTGGAATTTAGGACAGAAGAGTCTTGTATTCCTACCCGCAATAGGTTTCCACGGCGATTATAGTTATTTATCCAAAGATCCTGTGGATGAAAATACGTCCAACCATATGTTTTCCTTCGGTATTGGTATCGGCCTGAAAATACTTTATAAAATCAATGCTCAAAATGCCATTTTTACCGGTATTAGAGGTGGACTGGATACAATTGAGTTTTCAAGTGCAACTTATGATTCCAGAGAGATTCGAATGAAGACAAAGTGGACATATATCGTTTCAGCAGGATATGCCTTGACCTTGTAATAATCATAAAATCAATGATTCAAATAGCTTTCATATACTTTGTATGAGTCTAAATCAAATATAACAGACTCATCTGTCCATGGAATGAGATTCTGATCTTTCATATCCAATGATCTCCCCAAAGTTTCTCCCTTCATTTTTAAAATTCTCTCCTTCCAACTTTGATCAATATAAACAGGATGCCCCGGGATACCACTGTAAATGGGTCTGGAAATTTTTCCGGCCACATGATGCGCCGTTATCCTGTGAAAATGACTGACTCCTATTAAAGGCATATCCAGGGGAAGGATAAAAAAATCCTCTTCAATGATTGATAATCCAGTTTGAATGGTAGAAAGCATCCCTTTGTGATAGTTTTTATTTTCTAGAATCTCAATATCCTGACAGGAGTGAAGCAGATCTTTCAACGCAGTAAAGCGATAACCACCAATGACAATAACTCGATGACAGGCCTTCGTAGCAGTCAGGACAGTCTTTAAAAGAAGAGGGATCCCCTCTTTATCTGGCAACTCGGCTTTCCACTGCCCCATCCTTGAAGAGATTCCTCCCGCCGGAATAATACATGCAGCTTCAATCTTATTCTTTTTAGTAAAAAGCATCTCTTCGTTAGATTTTTCAGATTCCATAGCGTATATTATACACATGGATCAAAATTAAATGACAGTAAATGAGATTTGTGAATATTTGTCACAAGAAAATGGTTATATACTCACTAGCCATGAAGCACCCGATGGTGATGCCATTGGTTCTGAAATTGTTCTCTACAGTATCCTCAACTACTTAAAAAAAGATGTTGTCATTCTCAATTCTGATATAACTGAACATAAATACAGGTATATGGATCAGAACGACGTTATTCACTGTATCGCCCCGGGAGATGAAATGACCCAGGATCTGAGTCAAAAGATTCTCATTGTTGTAGATACAGAGCCGGATAATATCGGCCATCTTTCAGCGCTCATGAATAAAGAAACAGTTCGGGATATTCTGGTCATCGATCACCATGATTATAAAGACAAAATTCCTTTTAAAGGCCTCTATGACCCTAATGCGTCATCTACCTGTGAAATCCTTTACGAAATTCAGCAACATCTGAAAGTCCCCTATTTTGATCCTCTCACAGAAGCAATGTTTACGGGGATTGTCTATGATACAGGCTCCTTTATTTATCCCAAAACAACAGCAAAAACTTTTTCTATCGCTTATAATCTGGTTTCAAATGGTGCCAGACCTAATTTTGTTTATTCCAATCTCTATGAGAGCAAATCAACAGAATCTCTCAAATTGAGAACGATGGTTGGCTCCTCACTGACTCTTTACTTCAATAATCATGTAGCCTACCAGTATATGGACATGGAAACACTTATTAAATCGGGAGCTAAATATGAAGAATCACAGGAGAT of Oceanispirochaeta crateris contains these proteins:
- a CDS encoding nucleotidyltransferase family protein, producing MESEKSNEEMLFTKKNKIEAACIIPAGGISSRMGQWKAELPDKEGIPLLLKTVLTATKACHRVIVIGGYRFTALKDLLHSCQDIEILENKNYHKGMLSTIQTGLSIIEEDFFILPLDMPLIGVSHFHRITAHHVAGKISRPIYSGIPGHPVYIDQSWKERILKMKGETLGRSLDMKDQNLIPWTDESVIFDLDSYKVYESYLNH
- a CDS encoding DHH family phosphoesterase — encoded protein: MTVNEICEYLSQENGYILTSHEAPDGDAIGSEIVLYSILNYLKKDVVILNSDITEHKYRYMDQNDVIHCIAPGDEMTQDLSQKILIVVDTEPDNIGHLSALMNKETVRDILVIDHHDYKDKIPFKGLYDPNASSTCEILYEIQQHLKVPYFDPLTEAMFTGIVYDTGSFIYPKTTAKTFSIAYNLVSNGARPNFVYSNLYESKSTESLKLRTMVGSSLTLYFNNHVAYQYMDMETLIKSGAKYEESQEIVNIPLQCNDVRVSIFIKENSDGKARCSIRTKNEIDCLPIVSRFHGGGHPTAAGFKLNKPVEEVRHEVLEFFAPFFT